The Halichoerus grypus chromosome 9, mHalGry1.hap1.1, whole genome shotgun sequence genome has a window encoding:
- the LOC118547697 gene encoding olfactory receptor 10C1-like, translating into MNLSCSLWQDNSLSVKHFAFAKFSEVTEQCFLLFTLILLMFLASLTGNALIALAFWTNSGLHMPMYFFLANLSLLEIGYTCSVIPTMLQSLVSEARGISREGCAMQMFFFTFFGISECCLLAAMAFDRYMAICSPLHYATRMSRGVCAQLALVSWGVGCMVGLGQTNYIFSLNFCGPCEIDHFFCDLPPILALACGDTSHNEAAVFVAAILCISSPFLLIVASYGRILAAVLIMPSPEGRHKALSTCSSHLLVVTLFYGSGSVTYLRPKANHSPGMDKLLALFYTVVTSMLNPIIYSLRNKEIKAALQRILEKKVLTCG; encoded by the coding sequence ATGAATCTCAGCTGTTCGCTGTGGCAGGACAACAGCCTGTCTGTCAAGCATTTTGCATTTGCCAAGTTCTCTGAGGTCACTGAACAGTGTTTCCTTTTATTCACCCTTATCCTACTCATGTTTTTAGCATCCCTCACAGGCAATGCCCTCATAGCCCTTGCCTTCTGGACCAACTCGGGCCTCCACAtgcccatgtacttcttcctggcCAACCTATCTCTCTTGGAGATTGGCTACACCTGCTCAGTCATACCCACGATGCTGCAGAGCCTTGTGAGTGAGGCCCGGGGAATCTCCCGGGAGGGGTGTGCTATGCAGatgtttttcttcacattttttggtATCAGTGAGTGCTGTCTTTTGGCAGCCATGGCTTTTGACCGCTACATGGCCATATGCTCCCCACTCCACTATGCGACTCGAATGAGCCGTGGGGTGTGTGCCCAGTTGGCACTGGTTTCCTGGGGAGTGGGTTGCATGGTAGGCTTGGGCCAGACCAACTATATTTTCTCCTTGAACTTCTGTGGCCCCTGTGAAATAGACCACTTCTTCTGTGACCTCCCCCCTATCCTGGCTCTTGCCTGTGGTGATACATCCCATAATGAGGCTGCGGTCTTTGTTGCAGCCATTCTTTGCATTTCCAGCCCATTTTTACTAATCGTTGCTTCCTATGGCAGAATCCTAGCTGCCGTGCTGATCATGCCCTCACCGGAAGGCCGCCATAAAGCTCTTTCCACCTGTTCTTCCCACCTGCTTGTAGTGACGCTCTTCTACGGCTCTGGGTCTGTCACCTACTTGAGACCCAAGGCCAACCATTCACCAGGAATGGATAAACTCTTAGCTCTGTTCTACACAGTGGTGACATCCATGCTCAATCCCATCATCTACAGTTTACGGAACAAGGAGATCAAGGCAGCTCTCCAGAGAATCCTGGAGAAAAAAGTTTTGACTTGTGGGTAG
- the OR10C1 gene encoding olfactory receptor 10C1 yields the protein MSTNTSMVAEFILVGFSHLVNLQGLLFSVFLTIYLLTVAGNLLIVVLVSTDAALQTPMYFFLRMLSALEIGYTSVTVPLLLHHLLTGRRHIPHSGCALQMFFFLFFGATECCLLAAMAYDRYAAICKPLHYPLLLSHRVCLQLAGVSWACGAMVGLGHTSFIFSLPFCGPNAIPHFFCEIQPILQLVCGDTSLNELQIILAAALIILCPFGLILGSYGHILATIFRMPSAAGRSKAFSTCSSHLVVVSLFYGTAIFIYIRPKASYDPATDPLLSLFYAVVTPILNPIIYSLRNTDVKAALRRTLQKMRPANT from the coding sequence ATGAGCACGAACACCTCCATGGTGGCTGAGTTCATCCTTGTTGGCTTCTCCCACCTGGTCAACCTCCAGGGCTTgctcttctctgtcttcctcaccATCTACCTGCTCACCGTGGCAGGCAACCTCCTCATAGTGGTGCTGGTCTCCACAGATGCTGCTCTCCAgacccccatgtacttcttccttcGAATGCTCTCAGCCCTGGAGATCGGCTACACATCTGTTACTGTGCCCCTGTTGCTTCACCACCTGCTCACGGGCCGGCGCCACATCCCTCACTCTGGCTGTGCTCTCCAGatgttcttcttccttttctttggtgCCACAGAGTGTTGTCTCCTGGCAGCCATGGCCTATGACCGCTatgcagccatctgcaaacctcTTCATTACCCACTTTTGCTGAGCCACCGGGTGTGCCTACAGCTAGCGGGAGTGTCGTGGGCCTGTGGAGCGATGGTGGGCCTGGGCCACACCTCCTTCATCTTCTCCTTGCCCTTTTGTGGCCCCAATGCCATTCCACACTTCTTCTGTGAGATCCAGCCTATCCTGCAGCTGGTGTGTGGAGACACCTCACTCAACGAGCTTCAAATTATCCTGGCTGCTGCCCTCATCATCCTTTGCCCCTTCGGCCTCATCCTGGGCTCCTATGGGCATATCCTGGCTACAATCTTCCGGATGCCATCTGCTGCTGGCCGCAGCAAGGCCTTCTCCACTTGCTCCTCCCACCTGGTTGTGGTCTCCCTCTTCTATGGCACTGCCATCTTCATCTACATCCGCCCTAAAGCCAGCTATGATCCAGCCACGGACCCTCTGCTGTCCCTCTTCTATGCTGTGGTCACCCCCATCCTTAATCCCATCATCTATAGTCTGCGGAACACCGATGTCAAGGCTGCCCTAAGGAGAACCCTCCAGAAAATGAGGCCTGCAAACACTTGA
- the LOC118547696 gene encoding olfactory receptor 2H2-like — protein MKGTNFSNPAGFILLGFSDQPQLETILLLVVSITYVLTLVGNTAIILVSYLNPKLHTPMYFFLSNLSFLDLCFTTSIIPQMLWNFKGPEKTISYTGCVIQLYVALGLGSTECVLLAVMAYDRFNAICRPLHYGVIMHPKLLWHLAAVAWISGFVESTVQTILVFQLPLCSHHRVDDFMCEEPALIKIACVNTTFLENELSVASVLYLVIPLGLILVSYGCVAGSVLRIKSGEGRRKAFGTCGSHLLVVVLFFGTSISVYIQPKSNYTQNHSKFLTLFYTVVTPSLNPLIYTLRNKEVKWALRRLLSRDSRQGEM, from the coding sequence atgaaagggACAAATTTTAGCAATCCAGCAGGTTTTATCTTGCTGGGTTTTTCTGACCAGCCCCAGCTGGAGACGATCCTCCTTCTGGTTGTCTCTATCACATATGTTCTGACACTGGTGGGGAACACAGCAATCATACTGGTCTCCTACTTGAACCCCAAGCTCCACAcgcccatgtacttcttcctgtcTAATCTCTCCTTCCTGGACCTCTGCTTCACCACCAGCATCATTCCACAGATGCTGTGGAATTTCAAGGGCCCTGAGAAGACCATCAGCTACACTGGGTGTGTGATCCAGCTCTACGTTGCCCTGGGGCTGGGCTCCACGGAGTGCGTCCTTCTGGCTGTGATGGCCTACGACCGCTTCAATGCCATCTGCCGACCACTCCACTATGGCGTTATCATGCACCCGAAGCTTCTCTGGCACCTTGCAGCTGTGGCCTGGATCAGTGGTTTTGTGGAGTCCACGGTTCAGACCATTCTCGTTTTCCAGTTGCCTCTCTGCAGCCACCACAGAGTTGATGATTTTATGTGTGAGGAGCCTGCCCTGATTAAAATTGCCTGTGTGAACACAACCTTCCTGGAAAATGAGCTCTCTGTAGCAAGTGTCCTCTACTTAGTTATACCTCTGGGGCTTATTCTGGTCTCCTATGGGTGCGTCGCTGGGAGTGTGCTGAGGATAAAGTCcggggaaggcaggaggaaagCATTTGGGACCTGTGGGTCCCATCTccttgttgtggttttgtttttcggGACTTCAATTTCTGTCTACATCCAACCCAAGAGCAACTACACACAGAACCACAGTAAATTCCTCACCCTCTTCTATACTGTAGTGACACCCTCACTCAATCCTCTGATTTACACCTTGAGAAACAAAGAGGTGAAGTGGGCTCTGAGAAGATTGCTGAGCAGAGACTCCCGTCAGGGGGAAATGTGA